gcaactttatcttcagcattccattggttcactgctgtggtcttctcaaactgtagcttaaagacctgaaaaggaacagaaccgtcaaaggatggtgtctttacctttggattactcgctgaaacagctgggcggtttagttgtaactgatccatacgaccttttaacgcttctatttcggcatcaattttgtcctcgagttgtaaaatttttgcatcctgttcttccagtttcacaaagagctgtgatgatacctgttccgaaatttgtgccgacatttcagatatacgtgcctcttgcgcttccagttgagatgccaaatgtgtcttctgttcttccaattgtgatgttatacgggtttcctgcgattccagttgggataccatatacgtcttctgttcttctagttgagatgacatatactttttctgttcttctagttgagatgccagttgagatgttatatctgtcttttgcgattccagttgagaagccactgtcgatgtttgagcagatattgcagccaaaatcatgttaaaatctgtgctggtaaccgtctgcgatgtttcgtttttctcttcaatttttgttgtctcctccccatcaaggtgaaagacatactcttccacatcaattccttctgcttccattgcctctcgtagccgtgcatgaagttcaagtttaacgccgcttgtattcaatccacgggtttccaactccttctttagttgctggatcttcaattcaccgaactttgccatgtccttgttgtcctttggaatttattcaacaattcctcttctgacaccaattgtaacgaatttcctgcaaatcttcttatttgcaaccctctgctaagttcgtatcgctaaactgttgaataaataactccaatatgtaataatgcaaaatggcctttattcaagtacttcacaatcacacttgtactttgcaacgaatagcttacttaatcaaactgatatcttaaaggaaactgactttcaaaataatagcgctattgctcgctagatatcgtcttactcgtaactgcttgacaattcaaatcaaactgaactcttcttactcgctggcgccgcttttatagtttacgctgcatacttctaggctcttcgatttccagaacttactagttgtttcggctacaaaatcgccagccacaactacgtgcacaaattattgctcactcttgtgacaactcagataaggtatatgcatgtgtttgtagtttacagtctcccgcacacacataagcgtataagtaaattcatcggtgtgtgacatctcatctcttgctgccttgtatgtaaatgttgctcgtcggaatgtgtacatatgtgtagacgcaattatttattcgtttatgtggatacataatgattgaattattgatgtgcattcacgtcactgcttagatcggcttacagctggcagcactccttagttttgctaatattcgtaacagtattttaTCTTAACTGAGTCTTACTGAATGCTATGTTGCTTCAATTGTAGGCAGTAAAAGTTAATAAATACGTGTATAATATTTAGGTATGTGTTCGTGTTAATTGTAAAATACTTTATGATTgtccagaatcaaaaaaaaaattgtcgggAAAATATTGCAACATTGGCATAATTGGTGCTTGCAAAGCGTTGCacgtacgtacatacaaataaaccATAATGGCATACGTTTAAAAGCTAATCGCATTACTATACAATTTGGTTGGATTTATACattgaaaatattgtaacgattttacttgcaaatctttttatttgcaatcttctgccaacgttcgtatcgctaaattgttgaataaataactccaattttgaataatggaaaaatggcctttattaaaatacttcacaataacacttatactttgcaacgaataacttgcttaacaaccaaactgattgatagttcaaatgaaactctattattcaaaatagtactgctattgctcgctagatatcgttttaatcgaaactgattgacaactcaaatcaaactgaattacttcttactcgcctgcaccgcttttatagtttacgctgcatacttctaggctcttcgatttccagaagttactagttgtttcggctacaaaattgccagctacaactacgtgcacaaattattgccctctcttgtgaccactgagataagatatatgcatgtgtttgtgcattgccgctccgctgctcgtatacgtacatatgtgtagacgcaattatttattcgtttatgtaaacacataaagattgaattattgatgtgaatgtttgtagtttacagtctctcgcgcgcacataggcatataagtaaatgcatctgtgtgtgacatctctctgggctgccttatatatgtgtatacttgatttaattattaacgtaaatactgcttggcatggccttagcatcgccttagtgatgggataatttagtgatgctaatatcggTGACAATATATTACGCTTTAGCGAAGTTTGTCGCCTTGACATGACAGTCTATTTTCTGGCAGATAATTCCAATGGTCTCCTTTAAATTGGCTTATACTAGTACAAAGGCATAGTGGTATATAGTTATGATAGGTACATCTGCGAGtaaaaaaagtagcaaattggCTTGCAAGTTGCAGCAATTAATCTTCTATTTCCATTTCCCTCAATTGTAAAACCGGGTTTACTGATTTAAACGACAATGACtgtcaaccaatttcgaaaccgttttggagcgcgatgtagtctaatttaagacgagttccaggttatatatataattctgttccatacaacaatgagaattttgctttgaaaatgataaaaattgcgtatcattgttgctgcaattttattgctcgcaggtgtatgtacgacatcctacattatacaagcgtttacatattaaaatctaatccactgttaaaaacaatttaactaactttttaactcggtaaaatatgtcgaatacaaaatcaaaacatttacaagtgaattatctaaattttgtacatagttttggctgccttagctatatgaccatttcatatagggtggtgcgtatgctttggttattcctcatcgacctggtgccggtggcaaaccttctttgttttgttaaaaaaaaacttgcagCGCTATTTATAAGTTCACTCAAGCGaaggcaaaatataaaggaacggactcaccgctttaaccgctgatattcgctgTCGCAATTGGCCTGACCGCAGGCCTAGGTttgctgccctgtggttgtcattgtagctgatatattgtagcccgtatggtcggaGCTGGTAAAGATGCGGCTatgttgttgtagccgttatagtcgtagctgataggatcACGCTAGTAtcgttatagccggtatggacgtagctgatgaagatgcggctagtattgctgtagccgttatagtcgtagctgataggattacgctagtattgtcatagccggtatggacgtagctgatgaagatgcggctagtattgctgtagctgttatagtcgtagctgataggattacgctagtattgttatagccggtatggacgtagctgatgaagatgcggctagtattgctgtcggtggtaccgcctgttgcaggtgttaacattagtggccgcaggcctatgttcgcggccccgctgtgcgcgttgcagctggcggtggcggtacgtctggtggttgttgcgctcgtggttggagctaatggatgggttgggggagatactactgatggtgatgcccgtgataatagtaggcgccgttggtggtggtgggcgctttgggtcaaggtaaccgagtgaaccggcTGGCGATAAAGCTCCGCGCTACCCTGTaggagccggatgacttggctctttgacgtcaattgtattacgcggcggcgtactgctggccctggaggcggaggtggtgtcggacgcttttccgcaggtggtagtgttcttagtaaacgtagaggaagaggtCTATCTCGCTAAGTGTGACTGCggacgccgacctacttcaactggaccttgtgtccacacaacataaCCTGCGCAGAGTTTGTTATCACCCAAAATAgccgcgtagaaacgagatttgttggaaagaacggtttcggtgctttgcgctattaaCTCTTTCCTCGTTTCTCGACAATTTCGTGTGTaggtgcacagccggcgaggatgtttttcgATCACCAAAATTGTACGCCCTTTCACTTACTTATCTTCCCGGAAACTCTTTTTCAATCtttttctagtgatggccggtctgtctttttccttctttttcgatactttttatcgcaactttcgccacatcactaggtgtgttcgcgtgaacacgctcccaagtggatcgtagccgtagaccgtagcagcaaaccgtaacattataaaaaaaattacagaatatgtatttcctcaagcatccgtaaagtagatagtgatgaaaacttcgatgcctaaagaatcgaacgatttaaaaaaaaaatcgattctacatttctaaaaaaaagatcgactaagaatcgaatcgaaatccagctctaatgTTTACGTCcgcacgctacgaattttcaatacaaatggcgcttgatgctttctgcttgtgtgATGGCCGGCAAGCGTCAatcacccgatacgcacacaaccaCCCGTTGCTATGGTTACCAGCCATTTTTGTGCTGTTGCCAGCAAGCAATATAGCTGCGTTTAACTGAatattatgcattatgagtagattgcacgtatttttgtaGAGAACAGTAGATCAAGCGACACTGGCATCATCTGAcatgaaaagtagccaacttacaacttttgttgcaagcaacccataagaagaagaatttgacatttgctttggctaagggtgctttcacactttgcaagtgaaattatttttcctacttCTTTgcaacttttctaacattttacgCAAtttaaactgcaatataacaaataaatATGACACAAAATACGTTAGCAAGTagttttgttgtatagggagaatgttgatataacagtgcttcgcgaaatgttGTATGTGAATAGGCAAGGTGAAATCAATTCCAAGTCTGAAGTTGCTTCATATTTATAAgcacaacatcttggttgattgtgacgatgttactggaatgcataagcttgtgttaaacgcatctatacgaCAAAACGGGCTTGAGCCGTTTGGTTGACATTACAGTAGACGCTCACGAattagaaccactttgtttttagggTGATTCCTGGacgttttatacctttcatgaaatgaAGCGTAATATGTCacgaaaattgtaagtcattaTTTGTAAGTTGTAGATTTGAAGTATTTTTATAgagaacggcagattgagcgacaattgcaccatctgacatgaaaaagtagccaaattcaaacttttgttgtaagcaaagcataagaagaattcgAAATTTACTTTGGCTAAGTGTGCTTTAACACTTtgaaagtgaaattatttttaccacttgttggtacttttctaacatttttaccAATTGAAACctgcattttaacaaatgaataagAGACAAAAGTATTTTTCTTGTTTATTGAGAGTGTTAATAACAGTGCTTCGCTAAATTGTATTTAAATGGGCAAGGAGAAAAAACTTTAATTGCAAAATCTgatgtttctttatatatacaaacgcaacatcttgtgggattgtggcgatgttactggcatgcataagattaCCTTGAACGCATccatatgaaaaacttcattttaGCTCGGCCATTAGCTTTTCACGCAGTAAATTAAAGTTCGGTTACTCTCATACAAGTTATATGCATATGAGGTcatttgaaaatttttcctgTTTTGTGAGTAAACTAAGTAACTTTCACTCATTGAAAATGAGatgctcaattttttttttttttgggaccaAAGCAAATAAAATGTGAAATTTTGACCGGGGAAGGACCTGGAAAggctatatatttcttatatttttatgacactactttattttccttggattccaagcttgaaatactgacgaaactTTGCCGGAAAGTCAAATTACAGAAACAATTTCTAACCAGAGCAAGAGGGGCAATATTGCTCATAAAAGAAATAAGTTTGCACGTTATTGTTgacttttttcatttattttccaccaaattttttccaataaaaaaaacaGCGGATAGATTTttgcacatttttatactcagttgagcagagctcacagagtatattaagtttgattggataacggttggttgtacatatataaaggaatcgagatagatatagacttccatatatcaaaataatcaggatcgaaaaaaaattttattgagccatgtccgtccgtccgtccgttaacacgataacttgagtaaattttgaggtatcttgatgaaatttggtatgtaggttcctgagtactcatctcagatcgctatttaaaattaacgatatcggattataaccacgcccactttttcgatatcgaaaatttcgaaaaaccgaaaaagtgcgataattcattataaaagacagctaatgcgacgaaacttggtagatgagttgaacttatgacgcagaatagaaaattaataaaattttggacaatgggcatggcaccgcccacttttaaaagaaggtaatttaaaaattttgcaagccgtaatttggcaatcgttaaagatatcatgatgaaaggaacgttactcctattactatatgtacgcttaataaaaattagcaaaatcggagaaggaccacgcccactttaaaaaaaaaattttttttaaagtaaaattttaacaaaaaatttaatatctttacagtatataagtaaattatgtcaacattcaactccagtaatgatatggtgcaacaaaatacaaacataaaagaaaatttcaaaatgggcgtggctccgccctttttcatttaatttgtctaggatacttttaacgccataagtcgaacaaaaattaaccaatccttttgaaatttggtaggggcatagactttatgacgttaactcttttctgtgaaaatgggcgaaatcggttgatgccacgcccagtttttatacacagacgtccgtctgtccttccgcttggccgttaacaccataacttgagcaaaaatcgacatatctttaatgaacttagttcacgtgcttacttgaacgcactttatcttggtatgaaaaatgaacgaaatccgactatgaccacgcccactttttcgatatcgaaaattacgaaaaatgaaaaaaacgccataattctatgccaaatacgaaaaaagggatgaaatatggtaatgtaattggattgttttattgacgcgaaatataacttttgaaaaaactttataaaatggttgtgacacctaccatattaagtagaagaaaatgaaaaagttctgcagggcgaaataaaaaacccttaaaatcttggcaggtattacatatataaataaattagcggtatccaacagatgatgttctgggtcaccctggtccacattttggtcgatatctggaaaacgccttcacaccactcccttttaaaactctcattaatacatttaatttgatacccatatcgtacaaactaattctagagtcacccctggtccacctttatggcgatatctcgaaaaggcgtccacctatagaactaagccccacgcccttttaaaatactcattgacacctttcatttgatacacatatcgtacaaacatattctaaagtcacccctggtccacctttatggcgatatctcgaaaaggcgaacacctatagaacgaaggcccactcccttttaaaaatactcattagcacctttcatttgatacccatatcgtacaaacaaagtctagagtccccctggtccacctttatggcgatacctcgaaaaggcgtccacctatagaactaagccccactcccttttaaaagactcattaactcctttcgtttgatacccatattgcacaaacgaattctagagtcacccctggccacctttatggcgatatctcgaaaatacgaccacctatacaacaaccaccactcccttttaaaaccctcattaatacctttaatttgatacccatattgtacaaacaaattctagagtcagccctggtccacctttatggcgatatttcgaaaaagcgttcacctatagaactaatgcccactcccttttaaaatactcattaacacctttcgtttgatgcccatattgtacaaacaaattctagggtcacccctggtccacctttatggcgatatctcgaaacggcgtccacctatggaactaaggattactcacttttaaaatactcattaacacctttcttttgatacccatattgtacaaacaaattctagggtcacccctggtccacctttatggcgatatctcgaaacggcgtccacctatggaactaaggattactcacttttaaaatactcattaacacctttcttttgatacccatattgtacaaacaaattctagggtcacccctggtccacctttatggcgatatctcgaaaatacgaccacctatacaaccaccactcgcttttaaaaccctcattaatacctttaatttgatacccatgttgtacaaacaaattctagagtcacccctggtccacctttatggcgatatttcgaaacggcgtccacctagagaactaaggcccactcccttttaaaatactcattaacatctttcgtttaatgcccatattgtacaaacaaattctagggtcacccctggtccacctttatggcgatatctcgaaaatacgaccacctatacaacaaccaccactcgcttttaaaaccctcattaatacctttaatttgatacccatattgtacaaacaaattctagagtcagccctggtccacctttatggcgatatttcgaaaaagcgttcacctatagaactaatgcccactcccttttaaaatactcattaacacctttcgtttgatgcccatattgtacaaacaaattctagggtcacccctggtccacctttatggcgatatctcgaaacggcgtccacctatggaactaaggattactcacttttaaaatactcattaacacctttcttttgatacccatattgtacaaacaaattctagggtcacccctggtccacctttatggcgatatctcgaaacggcgtccacctatggaactaaggattactcacttttaaaatactcattaacacctttcttttgatacccatattgtacaaacaaattctagggtcacccctggtccacctttatggcgatatctcgaaaatacgaccacctatacaacaaccaccactcccttttaaaaccctcattaatacctttaatttgatacccatatcgtactaacacattctagagtcaccactggtccacctttatggcgatatttcgaaacggcgtccacctatagaactaaggcccactcccttttaaaatactcattaacaccattcgtttgatgcccatattgtacaaactaattctagggtcacccctggtccacctttgtggctatatctcgaaacggcgtccacctatggaactaaggattactcccttttaaaatactcattaacacctttcatttgatacccataacgtacaaacgcattctagagccaaccctgatccaccttattggctatatccctaaatggcgtccacctatagaactatggcccactccctcataaaatactctttaatgcctttcatttgatacacactccagggtttcctcggttcattttcctacatggttattttcccttatgttgtcaccatagctctcaactgagtatgtaatgttcggttacacccgaacttaaccttccttacttgttttggttcATTTATTTCACAGGCGCGTTGATTTTCTTTACATATTGgtccacaaaattttcaaaataaaactacaattttcatttgtctgaaaaaataaagataaacgGCCGATGGGCAAGAATAGCTATCGGAAAACAAACTGGCTCGGTTGTTTTCAATGAATTACAATACTGAAACCGTATCAAGCGGGAGGGCGGCAAAAAGTTGaagaaaaaatacatacaaaaaagaaaaaataaagtagtgCCATAGAGTTATTGCACTTAATTTTTTACGTACGcttgttttttacattttttatttttgtatcttcGTTTTATTATGCGAAAAAATTTATGTCTGAATACACATTAACATGCCCCAAATTTTTCTTTGgtctgtcaaaaaaaaatttttaaagaatttgGCACAGGGCCTTAATCGGTGGCAAAGTACCttagaatataaatatttgacagAATATAATTTTCAGTTCTTGCCGTTTGCTATTGAGATAAAAAAAGGTCGTACTAACAACTCACTACAGTAAATTCCTTTCGATTGATGCAAGCTTAAAGACAATCAAAGTTTCATTTTTTTGAGTTAACTGTAGTGGGAAAACTTTCAAGGTGCAATATTTTAAAGTGACCAAAACGCCAAAACAGCGCAAAAAACTAATGTGCGCCGATCTTGAATGAATGCGAAGTTTATTTGGCCACCTTTTATTCAAAAAGTTGTATATCAGCATTAAGAAATGCAACCCTGTGTAGTTTCCATACCATCACTTTAACATTCCACAGCCCACATTTTGAAATGTCAATCTGATATAAACGTCAAATCGGCCGAATTCATCTTTCTTTCATTTTCCCATCATTAAACCAAATGTACGTAAAAATTTTCACTCAAATTTTAAGCGGTGAAATAATTAATTTACAGTTTTGTTGTGTGAAATACTCATCTTATATCTATATAAATAGTGCGCGCTTATGTCCACTACcaacatttttattaattcaaGAAGATGGTCTAGATATTTTACGATTTCTGCTAACCGCATTTTCTCCATATTCTAGCACTCTGTTAAAGAGCTGAAAAATGGTCAACGGACGCATACCGTCTGTCTTCTCGAAGACTTATGTGACACCACGTCGCCCCTATGAAAAAGCACGTTTGGATCAGGAATTAAAAGTTATAGGTGAATATGGTTTGCGCAACAAGCGCGAAGTGTGGCGTGTCAAATACGTTTTGGCCAAAATTCGTAAAGCTGCACGTGAATTGTTGACTCTTGAAGAGAAAGATGAAAAGAGATTGTTCCAAGGTAATGGCAGtagtaaataaaagtaaattccATTTAATATACAATTTGATGATTTACTATACATATTTCTGACACCTCTTGTCTGAAAAACTTTGAAGATTTATTGTTAGCTGAATATTGCTTTGCACAAAAGCTTGGTCGTTTCCTATAGAATCAGTATAATTTACATTATTTCTATATTCACAGGTAATGCCTTGTTACGTCGTTTGGTACGTATTGGCGTGCTGGATGAATCGCGCATGAAGCTCGATTATGTGTTGGGTCTTAAAATTGAGGATTTCTTGGAACGTCGCCTACAAACACAGGTTTTCAAATTGGGATTGGCTAAATCCATCCATCATGCGCGTGTATTGATCCGTCAAAGACATATTCGGTAAATATCTGCGAAAATGCACACAAGTGCGTCGTTGgaatcagacaattaaaaaagaaatgttcaGTAAGACCACTTGGGAGTCGAACAGCTTGTCTGTACCGGCTTCCAACGTCTTTAATTTAGTTCGCTTTATATATAACGAAATTAGTAGCAAACTAACAAAGCGTAAGTAATACAACTGAACGATATGCATTTCTGGCTTTTATGTATGCATACTTAACTTGCTTAAAATGATCTGTCTTtaagtgatttatttattttcttttatttctttacaAATAGCGTTCGAAGACAAGTGGTGAACATTCCATCATTTGTGGTGCGTTTGGATTCACAAAAGCACATTGATTTCTCATTGAAATCGCCCTTCGGTGGGGGTCGTCCAGGTCGCGTGAAGAGGAAGAACATGAAGAAGAACCAAGGAGGCAGTGGGGCAGCTgctgaagaagaagaagattaAACCAATTTTTTACTAAAGACTACGCAAGTGTGTAGTATAAcgttaaataaaaagtataaatatgAAACCTGTTCGACCGTTTATTTGGGCACCAAGCAATGGTCATAAATTTTCTGGCTTACTATAAAAGTGCGCTTTGATCGAGCTTCTAAAAAGTATCATTTAAGTTCAGTTGGTTGATAAAGTACTTGGAAAAAGGTACACGTTAGTTTTGTATTGAATACTGCTAAATGTTTTGCCGCAAattttcggtaaaagtctagaacagggtcAATTGCTAATACGCGTCTGAAAATATTGGgataggtgtcaaaagacgcgtattgactttGACAACAATAAACCGATGgcggaaagaaaaatgttaactgtctggagatatttgcagttgaagctggcaattttcatgtggttgttgtaatgtgcAATGACGACAGTTTTTTGTAGAAAGggattttgcatttaattttgataCCACCCCATTGGCGAACCCACCAGGGTAATGTATGCGATGTCGCACCGTGTTTCTTGGCGTAGTTCGCTAACACCTTTAAGAGACTTGTATGGCCACATGaaaatgggattcaaggggtggtgtagcgcaatatatagcttctccaacccaatttaacctcaccttcgagcagcgaatcccgtttcagttgaggctctggcgaccccaagctcctcatggaacttgggggaggGAGAGattgcctgaaggtttaatgtggcacttcgtgtactgcccgtccattct
The Eurosta solidaginis isolate ZX-2024a chromosome 5, ASM4086904v1, whole genome shotgun sequence DNA segment above includes these coding regions:
- the RpS9 gene encoding small ribosomal subunit protein uS4 → MVNGRIPSVFSKTYVTPRRPYEKARLDQELKVIGEYGLRNKREVWRVKYVLAKIRKAARELLTLEEKDEKRLFQGNALLRRLVRIGVLDESRMKLDYVLGLKIEDFLERRLQTQVFKLGLAKSIHHARVLIRQRHIRVRRQVVNIPSFVVRLDSQKHIDFSLKSPFGGGRPGRVKRKNMKKNQGGSGAAAEEEED